From a single Lolium rigidum isolate FL_2022 chromosome 7, APGP_CSIRO_Lrig_0.1, whole genome shotgun sequence genomic region:
- the LOC124672100 gene encoding copper transporter 6-like, whose amino-acid sequence MRGMAMGGDMGAMTMAPPRAADHKMAGMMHMAFFWGDRAVVLFPGWPGDRGAGMYILCLLLVLALAALTEALALLSRRLARRGGGEATASSAALLTAVHAARMGLAYLVMLAVMSFNVGVLLAAVAGHALGFLLARSRVRTGATRGSGDASPELCGIPPPNGSKP is encoded by the coding sequence ATGAGGGGCATGGCGATGGGCGGCGACATGGGGGCGATGACGATGGcgccgccgcgggccgccgaccaCAAGATGGCGGGGATGATGCACATGGCGTTCTTCTGGGGCGACCGCGCCGTGGTCCTCTTCCCGGGCTGGCCGGGGGACCGCGGCGCCGGGATGTACATCCTCTGCCTGCTCCTCGTGCTCGCCCTCGCCGCGCTCACCGAGGCGCTCGCGCTGCTCTCGCGCCGCCTCgcccggcgcggcggcggggaggccacGGCGTCCTCCGCGGCGCTGCTCACGGCGGTGCATGCCGCCAGGATGGGGTTGGCGTACCTGGTGATGCTGGCCGTCATGTCCTTCAACGTCGGCGTGCTCCTCGCGGCCGTCGCCGGACACGCCCTCGGGTTCCTCCTCGCGCGCAGCAGGGTGCGCACCGGCGCCACACGTGGGAGTGGCGACGCGTCCCCGGAGCTCTGCGGCATCCCGCCGCCCAACGGATCCAAGCCTTAG